Proteins encoded in a region of the Paucibacter sediminis genome:
- a CDS encoding aspartate kinase has translation MALIVHKYGGTSMGSTDRIRNVAKRVAKWARAGHQMVVVPSAMSGETNRLLGLAKELSPASTSPELMRELDMIASTGEQVSVGLLAIALQAEGLEAVSYTGWQVPVSTDSSYTKARIESIDDSRVRTDLAAGKVVVIAGFQGIDEDMNITTLGRGGSDTSAVAIAAAMKADECLIYTDVDGVYTTDPRIVPEARRLHTISFEEMLEMASLGSKILQIRSVEFAGKYRVPLRVLSSFTPWDIDINEEAKSGTLISFEEDEKMEQAVVSGIAFNRDEAKVTLLGVPDKPGIAFQILGPVADANIDIDVIIQNVSQDGKTDFSFTVHRNDYARTMELLEKTVGPATHAAKVMGDPKICKVSIVGIGMRSHVGVASKMFRSLSEEGINIQMISTSEIKTSVVIDEKYMELAVRALHKAFDLDQEVA, from the coding sequence ATGGCTTTGATCGTTCACAAGTACGGCGGCACCTCGATGGGCTCGACCGACCGTATCCGCAACGTGGCCAAGCGCGTCGCCAAATGGGCGCGTGCCGGTCACCAGATGGTGGTGGTGCCTTCGGCGATGAGCGGCGAGACGAATCGCCTGCTGGGCCTGGCCAAGGAGCTGTCGCCCGCCTCCACCAGCCCCGAGCTGATGCGCGAGCTGGACATGATCGCCTCCACCGGCGAACAGGTGTCGGTGGGTCTGCTGGCCATCGCGCTGCAGGCCGAAGGCCTGGAGGCGGTCAGCTACACCGGCTGGCAAGTCCCGGTCTCCACCGATTCCTCCTACACCAAGGCCCGCATCGAGAGCATTGACGACAGCCGCGTGCGCACCGACCTGGCCGCTGGCAAGGTGGTGGTGATTGCGGGCTTCCAGGGCATCGACGAGGACATGAACATCACCACCCTGGGGCGCGGTGGTTCGGACACGTCCGCGGTGGCGATCGCCGCCGCGATGAAGGCCGACGAGTGCCTGATCTACACCGATGTGGATGGCGTCTACACGACCGATCCGCGCATCGTGCCCGAGGCGCGCCGCCTGCACACCATCAGCTTCGAAGAGATGCTGGAGATGGCCTCGCTGGGTTCCAAGATCCTGCAGATCCGCTCGGTGGAATTTGCCGGCAAGTACCGCGTGCCGCTGCGCGTGCTCTCCAGCTTCACGCCCTGGGACATCGATATCAACGAGGAAGCCAAGTCCGGCACCCTTATCAGTTTTGAAGAGGACGAAAAAATGGAACAAGCCGTCGTGTCGGGCATCGCCTTCAACCGTGACGAAGCCAAGGTGACCTTGCTGGGCGTGCCCGACAAGCCCGGCATCGCCTTCCAGATCCTGGGCCCGGTGGCGGACGCCAATATCGACATCGACGTCATCATCCAGAACGTCTCGCAGGACGGCAAGACCGACTTCTCCTTCACCGTGCATCGCAACGACTATGCGCGCACCATGGAGCTGCTGGAGAAGACCGTGGGCCCGGCCACCCATGCCGCCAAGGTGATGGGCGACCCGAAGATCTGCAAGGTCTCGATCGTTGGCATCGGCATGCGTTCGCATGTGGGCGTGGCCTCCAAGATGTTCCGCTCGCTCAGCGAAGAGGGCATCAACATCCAGATGATCTCCACCAGCGAGATCAAGACCAGCGTGGTGATCGACGAGAAGTACATGGAGCTGGCGGTGCGTGCCCTGCACAAGGCCTTCGATCTCGACCAGGAAGTCGCCTAA
- the tilS gene encoding tRNA lysidine(34) synthetase TilS yields MLHATAAQARALGLHVCALHVHHGLSPQADAWLAHGQRQCADWAAAGLPISFHARRLSGAPAPGQSIEAWARGGRYQALAEMAATQACGLLLLAHHRRDQAETWLLQALRGAGSAGLAGMPRAQARAGLVWARPWLDHPRSAIEAYVAAHGLAHVEDESNQDPRYARNRIRLQLWEGLSEAFPQAEASLAQAAAWAQQALSLQQEIAAEDLPRWTDAEGLQQAALGVLSAARASNLLRAWLLQCLGRAAPASLVQRLLDELPTARTGYWPVPGGRLQLYRGRLSLQPLGPATVVAAPEALEALDLSRPGQYRSAQWGGYWLVQAVAQGGVAPSTLAALSARARQGGEQFLSHPQRVARSLKKAWQAAGVPASARHGPLLYAGAQLLHVPGLGLDARCWAEPGQPQLSISWHAD; encoded by the coding sequence TTGCTGCACGCCACGGCCGCCCAGGCCCGGGCTCTGGGCTTGCATGTCTGCGCCCTGCATGTGCACCATGGGCTGAGCCCGCAGGCCGACGCCTGGCTGGCGCATGGCCAGCGGCAATGCGCGGACTGGGCTGCGGCCGGCCTGCCTATCAGTTTCCATGCGCGGCGCCTGAGCGGCGCGCCCGCGCCCGGGCAAAGCATCGAGGCCTGGGCCCGTGGCGGGCGTTACCAGGCCCTGGCCGAGATGGCGGCGACGCAGGCTTGCGGCCTGCTGCTGCTGGCCCACCATCGCCGCGACCAGGCCGAGACCTGGTTGCTGCAGGCCCTGCGCGGTGCCGGCAGCGCCGGGCTGGCGGGTATGCCGCGCGCGCAGGCGCGCGCCGGCCTTGTCTGGGCACGGCCCTGGCTGGACCATCCCCGTAGCGCTATCGAGGCCTATGTGGCGGCCCATGGCCTGGCGCATGTCGAGGACGAGAGCAACCAGGATCCGCGTTATGCGCGCAACCGCATCCGCTTGCAGCTGTGGGAGGGCCTGAGCGAGGCCTTTCCGCAGGCCGAGGCCAGCCTGGCCCAGGCCGCGGCCTGGGCGCAGCAGGCCCTGAGCCTGCAGCAGGAGATCGCCGCCGAGGACCTGCCCCGTTGGACCGACGCAGAGGGACTGCAGCAAGCCGCGCTTGGCGTTCTCTCGGCCGCGCGTGCCAGCAATCTGCTGCGCGCCTGGTTGCTGCAGTGCCTGGGCCGGGCCGCGCCCGCCAGCCTGGTACAGCGCCTGCTGGATGAGCTGCCGACGGCCCGCACGGGCTATTGGCCGGTGCCGGGCGGGCGCTTGCAGCTCTACCGCGGCCGCCTGAGCCTGCAGCCGCTCGGGCCGGCCACCGTGGTGGCGGCACCGGAGGCGCTGGAGGCACTGGATTTGAGCCGACCCGGGCAATATCGGAGCGCGCAATGGGGTGGGTATTGGCTGGTGCAGGCGGTGGCGCAGGGCGGCGTTGCGCCAAGCACTCTGGCCGCGCTGAGCGCGCGTGCACGCCAGGGCGGCGAGCAATTCCTTTCTCATCCGCAAAGGGTGGCTCGCAGTCTCAAGAAGGCTTGGCAGGCGGCCGGCGTGCCCGCGTCGGCGCGTCACGGGCCCTTGCTCTATGCGGGCGCGCAATTGCTGCATGTGCCGGGCCTGGGGCTGGATGCGCGCTGCTGGGCCGAGCCCGGTCAGCCCCAGCTCAGCATCAGCTGGCATGCTGATTAG
- a CDS encoding indolepyruvate oxidoreductase subunit beta family protein: protein MSATKPQRIHLAVLALGGQGGGVLVDWIVELAEHAGWTAQATSVAGVAQRTGATIYYIELVSPTPGRRPVLALMPVPGEVDVLIAAELMEAGRAVERGLVTPDRTTLIASSHRAYAVQEKMVPGNGVADGAAVLAHVQSQACRSVIADMQALAQQQGSVISASLFGALAGCGRLPFTQDDFEAVVQRSGVGVQPSLAALRAAARLAREAGPAPRPAAEPMQTAPRPLPQQAAAPALQALLERIRREFPPPAWPWLGEGLARVVDWQDIAYGQEYLDRVGRLSARGRSDPAHMLSIEAARWIAVAMSYDDVIRVAELKCRGERSARLRREIGGEASAVPDAIVGAEEYFHPRLEEALATLPRGLADWLDRTRWLKAWLAPRLDRGRRIQSQRLWGHLQLRLLASLRRWRRGTRRHAEVQAHLQRWLASVEQALPSNPDVAVELLRCQRLVKGYSDTQVRGHSRFNSLMQAAAQVHGRADAAATLALLREAALRDADGLTLQAQWQLLGLG from the coding sequence ATGAGCGCAACAAAACCCCAACGCATCCACCTCGCCGTGCTGGCCCTGGGTGGACAGGGTGGCGGTGTGCTGGTGGACTGGATCGTCGAACTGGCCGAGCATGCCGGCTGGACCGCGCAGGCCACGTCGGTGGCCGGTGTGGCGCAGCGTACCGGCGCCACCATCTACTACATCGAGCTGGTCTCGCCCACGCCGGGACGGCGGCCGGTGCTGGCACTGATGCCGGTGCCTGGCGAGGTGGACGTCCTTATTGCTGCCGAGCTGATGGAGGCCGGCCGTGCCGTCGAGCGCGGCCTGGTGACACCCGATCGCACCACGCTGATCGCCAGCAGCCATCGCGCCTATGCGGTGCAGGAAAAGATGGTGCCGGGCAATGGCGTGGCCGACGGCGCCGCCGTGCTGGCCCATGTGCAGAGCCAAGCCTGCCGAAGCGTCATCGCCGATATGCAGGCCCTGGCCCAGCAGCAGGGCAGCGTGATCTCGGCCAGCCTGTTCGGCGCATTGGCGGGTTGCGGCAGGCTGCCATTCACGCAGGACGACTTCGAGGCCGTGGTGCAGCGCAGTGGCGTGGGCGTGCAGCCCAGCCTGGCGGCACTGCGCGCCGCCGCCAGGCTGGCGCGCGAAGCCGGCCCGGCACCACGGCCAGCTGCCGAGCCGATGCAGACCGCGCCGCGTCCATTGCCGCAGCAGGCGGCCGCGCCGGCCCTGCAGGCGCTGCTGGAACGCATCCGCCGCGAGTTTCCGCCCCCTGCCTGGCCCTGGCTGGGCGAGGGGTTGGCGCGCGTGGTGGACTGGCAGGACATCGCCTATGGCCAGGAATACTTGGACCGCGTGGGGCGACTGAGCGCGCGGGGCCGCAGCGACCCCGCGCACATGCTGAGCATCGAAGCGGCACGCTGGATTGCCGTGGCCATGAGTTATGACGATGTCATACGCGTGGCCGAGCTCAAGTGCCGCGGCGAGCGCAGTGCGCGGCTGCGCCGGGAGATCGGCGGCGAGGCCAGCGCTGTACCCGACGCCATCGTGGGCGCGGAAGAGTATTTCCATCCGCGCCTGGAGGAAGCACTGGCCACGCTGCCGCGCGGCCTCGCCGACTGGTTGGACCGCACGCGCTGGCTCAAGGCCTGGCTGGCGCCGCGCCTGGATCGCGGCCGGCGTATCCAGAGCCAGAGACTCTGGGGTCACCTGCAGTTGCGACTACTGGCCAGCCTGCGCCGCTGGCGGCGCGGCACGCGCCGTCATGCGGAGGTCCAGGCTCATCTGCAACGCTGGCTGGCAAGCGTGGAGCAAGCCCTGCCATCGAATCCGGACGTGGCAGTGGAACTGCTGCGCTGTCAGCGCTTGGTCAAGGGTTACAGCGACACGCAAGTGCGCGGCCATAGCCGCTTCAACAGCTTGATGCAGGCGGCCGCGCAGGTCCATGGTCGTGCCGATGCGGCGGCCACGCTGGCCTTGCTGCGCGAGGCGGCGTTACGCGATGCCGATGGTCTGACGCTGCAAGCGCAGTGGCAGCTGTTGGGCCTGGGCTGA